The bacterium genome includes the window TGAAAAAGGGGGGAAGGGGGGATTTAAAGCGATGGAGTTGAGCACAATGCACCGAAGCCAAAACCGCGGTGCTTTTTCAAATCCCCCCTGGCCCCCCTTTTTCAAAGGGGGGAATAGGGAGTTCTCGCGATGAGCTGGAAAATTTTTCTCGCCGAGAAATACCTGCGCAGCCCCGCCAAGCGCGGCATTCGCCTGGTTTTGCGCCTGGCGGTTTTCGGCGTGGCCTTGGGCGTGGCGACCCTGACTTTGACTCAATCGGTGATGAGCGGCTTCGAAAAAGTCTTCCGCGAAAGCATCCTGGGCTTCAACGCCCATCTGGTGCTGCTCAAGCAGGGTGAGATGGAAGACATCCCGGCCGAGGAAAAAGCCATCCAGGCGAAGCTCGGAGCCGATTATCGCGGCGGCACTCCATTTTTGTACAGGGAAGGCCTTCTCGTCGCCAAGGGCCGCGTTAAAGGCGCGGTTTTGAAGGGAATCGATCCCTTGACCTTTAACAGGGTCTATGCTGTAAAGGTGCGCCCTTTCAGCAGGACGCAAGTACCCGCAAAGATTGAAGATCTGCTGAAAACCGACAAGGGTCTTCCGGCGCTGGTTTTAGGTTCGGATCTGGCGAAAGAGCTCGAGGTCGAAGGACTCGGCAGCACGCTGAAGATTTTTCTTCCGAAGCGCGGCGCCGAAAAAGGCGGCGAAGAAAATTTCCGGACCTTCGAGGTGACTGGAGTTTTCAGCACCGGTCTTTACGAATACGACCACGGCTTCGCTTTCGTCGATTTGCAGACTCTGCAAGGCTTGCTGGAGGCGGAAGGGCGGGCCAGCGGGATCGAAATGGTGATTCGGGATCCCGCCGCGGCCGAAGCGATCGCCGAGAATTTGGAAGCCGGGCTGAGCCCGGCTTATCAGGCGGTAAGCTGGCAGCGATTGAATGGGCCGCTTTTTTCGGCGCTGCACAAAGAGCGGCTGATGTTCTTGATCATCATGGCGATGGTGGTGGCGGTGGCCTCCTTCAACATCGTCGGAGTGCTTCTCCTGATGATCTTCGACAAGGCCCGGGAGATTTCGATCCTCCGCTCCTTGGGCGCCACGGTCGGCGGGCTCCAGCGGGTCTTCGCCTACCAGGGTTTGGCGATCGGAGCGGTCGGCGGGATTTTGGGAATTGGATTGGGCGCCGGAATCGCTTGGTTGGTCCAAAGGACCGAGTGGCTGAAGTTGGAGAAGGAAGTTTATCTCGTGGAGCGCCTGCCGGTCGAATGGTCGCCGGAGGTGGCGCTGACGGTTGGAGCGGTCACCCTGGCGGTGACTTTGGTCGCAAGCCTGGTCGGGGTTTCTCGGCTGAAGCGCAGCGGACTGGATTTGTAAGAATGGCGGTGCAGATCGAAGCGAGAAACCTCCACAAGAGCTACGGCGAAGGCGCCGAGCGGGTGGAGGTGTTGAAAGGCCTCGATCTGGACATCGAAGCCGGCGAAGCGCTGGCGGTGCTGGGGGCCTCGGGGGCCGGAAAGTCGACTTTGCTGCATCTCTTGGGCACCTTGGATAAACCCAGCGAAGGCCGGGTGACGTTCGAGGGTGTCGACTGGTTTCAGCGCCGCGACGCCGAGCTGAGCGGGTTCCGCAACCGGACGATGGGTTTCGTTTTCCAGTTTCACCATCTGCTACCGATGCTGAGCGCCCTCGAGAACGTCATGCTCCCGGGCTTGATCGGGGGCCAGCCCAAGGCCGAGGCCGCGGCGGCCGCCGAAGCTCTGTTGGCCAAGGTCGGTTTGAAAGACCGGTTGAAGCACCGGCCCTCGGAGTTGTCCGGCGGCGAGCAGCAGCGGGTCGCCATCGCCCGGGCCCTGGTCATGAAGCCCAAGGTGCTCTTTGCCGACGAGCCCACCGGCAACCTCGACAGCCGAACCGGCGACGAGGTGGCCGACCTGATGTTAGACCTGCACGACGAACGCCGCATGACTTTGGTGATCGTCACCCACAATGAAAGGTTGGCCCAAAGGCTACCGCGGGGCGTCCGAATGGCAGACGGACGAGTCACCCGGTTCGAAAAGCATCCATGAAGAGAGTTTTATTTTTCCTGATTATTGGGTTTTTCGCGGCGGCCCCGGCTTGGGGGCAGGAGCGAATCGCCGACATCGCGGTCCAGGGTAACCGAACCATCGAATCCCAGCTCATCCTTTCGCAGATTCATTCGCAGAAAGGCGGCGTCTACTCGCGGGAGCTGGTCAGCGAGGACGTGGCCCGGATCTACAAGCTCGGCTTCTTCGAGGACGTCGAGGTCGACAAGTCCTCGGCCGCCGGCGGGGTCAAGCTGACCTTCCTGGTCATCGAGAAGGAGCCGATCGAGAAGATCGTCATCGAGGGCAACAAGAAGGTCGGCGAGAACAAGATCCGCGAGGCGATCACGGTCAAGGTCAATGCGCCGCCCGACAACAAAAAGATCGCCCAGTCGATCGAGGCGATCAAGGAGATCTACAGCAAGGAAGGTTACGGCGGGACGGTGATCCAGACCGAGACCCATGGCAAGAACTTGGTCTTCAAGATCAAGGAGACCAAGGGCGAGGTCGTCAAAGGCATCAACTTCGAGGGCAACACCGTCTTCAGCGACCGCAAGCTTCGCGGCATGATCCGCACCAAGAAGAAAAATTTCCTCTCCTTCCTGACCGGGTCCGGCAAATATCAGGAAGAGCTGGTCGACCAGGACATCGCCCTGATCACCTACAACTACCTCAACAAGGGCTACATGAAGATCCGGGTGGGTCAGCCCAAGGTCGAATATTCCTCGGAGAAGGAAGGGCTCATCCTGACCTATTTCATCGATGAGGGCGATCCTTACCGCATCGGCAACATCAGCTTCTCGGGCGACATCCTGACGACCAAGGAAGAGCTCTTCACCAAGCTCGACACGATGAAGGGCAACCTTTACAGCCAAAAGATCATGGAGGGCGACCTCCAAAAGCTGACCGAGTTCTACGGCAACCAAGGCTATGCCTTCGCCAACATCAACCCCGAGACCAACTTGGACGACGCCTCCAAGACCGCCGATATCAATTTCGCGGTCGACAAGGGGCAGCGGGTCTACATCGAGCGGATCAACATCACCGGCAACACGATCACCCGCGACAAGGTCATCCGGCGCGAGCTGCGGGTGGTGGAGAACAGCCTCTACAACGAAAGCTTGGTCCGCTTGTCCAAGCGCAAGCTCGAGCAGCTCGGCTTCTTCGAAACGGTCGAGGTTTCGACGCCGCGCGGCTCCTCCGACGACAAGCTGGTCCTCAATATCAACGTCAAGGAGAAGCCGACTGGGACCTTCAGCGTCGGCGCCGGTTTCAGCTCGGCCGAGAGCTTCCTCTTCACGGCCTCGGTTTCGAAGAACAACTTCATGGGTTTGGGCATCAATGGGTCGATCAACGCCGAGCTGTCGGGCAAGCGCCAGCAGTTCTCGGTCATGTACACCGACCCTTATTTCCTCGACAGCAACTGGATCCTCCAGGTCAACGGATTCCGGATCACCAGCAACTACGAGGACTTCCGCCGTAAATCCTTCGGCGGTGAGATCGACTTCGGCCGCCGCATCTTCGATTTCAGCTCCTTTAGCGTGGGTTATCGGATCGAGGACGTCAGCCTCGACGACTTCGATCTGATCGTTCCCGAGTTCTTCCGGTTGAACGCCGACGGCCTCTCCTCGAGCTTGGTCGCCCAGATCAACCGCGACACCCGAAACAACCCGATCATCACGACCAAGGGAACCTATTTCAACGGCACCATGGAATACGCCGGCAACGGCCTGGGCGGCGACGTCGATTTCCTTCGGCTTTCCGGCAATGCCCGGGTCTTTGTCCCGCTCTGGAAGAACTCGGTCCTCAAGTTCAACGGCCGGATCGGCTGGATTAAATCGCTGAACGATGAACCGGTTCCGCTTTTCGAGCGTTTCTTCACCGGTGGTATCAATAGCTTGCGCGGTTATGAGTTCCGGTCGGTCGGCCCCAGCATCACCATTCCCGATGGAATCACCGGAAAAGACCAGGATTTCGTCTATGGCGGAAATAAAATGCTGATCTTTAACCTCGAGTATGAGTTCCCCATCTATGACGCGGCCGGCTTCCGGGGGGTCGTGTTCGTCGATGCCGGCAACGCCTACGCCGAGGACGAGGATATGAACCCTCTCAAGATGCGGGCCGATTTCGGGGCCGGGGTTCGTTGGCTGTCGCCTTTTGGCCCCTTGCGCTTCGAATGGGGCTTCCCGTTCAAGCGCCATGAAGGCGAAAAACGAAGCGTGTTCAATTTCACGATCGGGTCATTTTTTTAGGTAGCCGAACGCTTGGACTTGTGCCAAACGTCCGCTGAACAATCCCTTGGTTCCTTGAAGGAGGACGAGACGATATGAAACGATGGAAGTACTTGCTGGCCGCGGTTTTACTATTTTCGATGCACGCCGTGGCCCAGGCCCAAGCGCTCAAGATCGGCTTGGTCGATTTCCAAAAAGCCCTCAATGACGTCGAAGAGGGCAAGCGCGCCAAGGCTCAGCTCAAGGCCCAATTCGACCAGAAGCAAAACGCCCTCACCGCCAAGCAGGATTCGCTCAAGGCTCTCAAGGACCAGCTCGAAAACCAACGAGCCGCCCTCAGCGCCGAGGCCTTCAAGGCCAAGGAAGCGGAGTACCGCGACAAGTTCCTCGATCTGCAAAAGACCCTCGGCCAATTCCGCAACGAGATCGCCACCAAGGAAGCTGAGCTCACCCAGAGCATCATCGTTCGCCTCCGCGGCGCCGTCCAATCGGTCGGCCAAAAGGGCGGCTACAACCTGATCTTCGAAACCTCCCAAGACGCCGTGCTTTACGCGCCGGGAGCCACCGATCTCACCGCCCAGGTGATCCAGGCCTTCAACTCCGGCGGCGGAGGAGCGGCCAAGTAGGATGACGGTCCGCCCGGAACTGCTCGAAATTTTAGTATGCCCGCGTTGCCGGGCTAAGGTAAGCTACGACACGGGAAAGCAGGGGATTGTCTGCAAGCATTGCGAATTGCTCTACCCGGTGCAAGGCGACATCCCGGTCATGCTGGAAGACGAAGCTTTCCCCCTAAGAGAGGGAGGTTCGTCCATGTCCGGAGGGAAGCGCGTCGTTGCCGTTTTCGAGATCACCGAGGGCAAGAACAAGGGCCAGGTCGTCAAATTGCCCGAGGGAACCTGCAAGGCCATCGGCCGCAGCCTCGACGACATCAACAAGACTCAAGTTTTCAGCATGGATTTCACGATGTCGCTCGATGACTTCACCAAGAAGCTCATCATGAACTACATCGCCAAGAAGTCCCCCCAGGACAAGAAGATCAACCAGGAGGCCTCGACCGACACCATCGGGAATTTCAAGCGCCTCCCCGACCTGGTTCTGGACGACCCGGCGATCTCCCGCCTCCACGCCATGATTTTTCACGACAGCAACGGCGCCGGCGTCCTCGACCTGGTCAGCAAGAACGGCACCTTCGTCAACGGCGAGGAGGTCGAGTCCAAAAGCCTCCAAAACGGCGACTTGGTCGAGGTCGGCGGCACCAAGATGGTCTTTGCCTACAAATAAAATCCCCAAGCATTTCGCATAATTTTGTTCGCTTGCTCCTGAGCTGGTCTACGGGTTAGATCTTTTCCTCTCCCGCAGGGGAGAGGGTAGCAAGGAGCGAAGATGATCAAGAGTATGACCGGGTACGGCATCGCCCAGGGCAAGGTGGGGGATCGCCGGGTCGTGGTGGAGACCAAGAGCGTCAATCACAAGTTTTGCGAGGTCAACCTACGGCTGTCGCCCCGCTTCTCCTTCCTCGAAGGCAAGATTTCCGAAGCCGCCAAAATTTTTTTCTCCCGGGGCCGCATCGACATCCTGGTCAAGGAAGAGCCCGGCGCTGTCCGCGAGGTTCCCGCCCGGGTCGATTTGGCGAAGCTCAAGGCCTACCATAAAACCCTGAAGGAAGCGGCCAAGAGCCTCAAGATCGGCGAGGAGGTCGGCTTGAACGTGCTCCTGACCTTGCCCGACGTCGTCATTACCGAAGAGGAAGAAGACCTCGAGAAGCTGTGGAAACAGCTCGAGGTCCTGCTTAAGAAATCCTTCGCCGCCCTCGAGAAAATGCGGGAGCGGGAAGGCGAGGGCATCCTGCGCTTCCTGAAATCGGAGATCGGAATCCTCGACCGCGAAGTGAAGGTCATCGTCGGCAAAGTGCCCGACAACGTCGAGCACCACCGCCGCCAGCTCGAGGAGCGGATCGCCAAGCTGGCCCAGGGCGTCGAGCTCGATCCCCAGCGCCTCGCCCAAGAGGTGGCCTATTTCGTCGACCGCACCGACATCAGCGAGGAGCTGCAGCGGCTCCAGCATCATTTCGGGCATTTCCACGAGATCCTCCGGGAGTCGGGACCGCTCGGCCGCAAGCTCGATTTCCTGCTTCAAGAGATGAACCGCGAGGCCAACACCCTGAGCGCCAAGGCCCAAAGCGCCGAGATTTCCCAGCGGGTGGTCAACTGCAAGCACAGTTTGGAGAAGATAAGGGAGCAGGTGCAGAACGTGGAGTGATGTCGAGGCTCTGCAAGGCAGATATGAAGGAAAGCCATCAAAGAAAAGGCCGCCTATTCGTCGTTTCGGGGGCTTCCGGCACCGGGAAAACCACCCTTTGCCGCGATTTAGAGCGGGAAATGGGGCTTTTTTTCTCGGTCAGCGCCACCACCCGCCCGCCGCGGGCCGGCGAGGTCGAGGGCCGAGACTATCGGTTTCTCTCCCGGGCCGAATTCGATAAGATGCTGGAAAATGACCAATTTCTGGAGTGGGCCCAGGTTCACGGCCAATCCTACGGGACGCCGCGGGAGCCCATCGAAAGCCGGCTCCGGGAAGGGCACGACGTCCTGCTGGACCTCGACACTCAGGGGGCCATCCAGCTGAAGGCTCTCTATCCCGAGGCGGTGCTGATCTTCATCAAGCCCCCTTCATTGGAGGAGCTGCGCAAGCGCTTGACCAGCCGGGGGACCGATTCCCCCGAGGTCATTGCCCGGCGCATCGAGCGGGCCGAGCACGAGATCGAGCAGAGCAGCCACTACGATTATGTCGTGGAAAATCGCGACCTGGCCGAGGCCCGGCGCGAGCTAAAAGGAATCATCGCCTCCCGACGGGAGGCTTAACGCAAGGCCGGAATGCTCCGGCCGTGCAGCAAACGCTTTTTGCGAAGTGAAACAGAATCGCGCATGATCTCCAGTCAAGAACTCGTCCAATCGGTCCAAAGCTACAATCCCAAGGCCGACAGCGCCATGCTGGCGAAGGCCTACGAGTTTTCGCGCAAAGTCCACGAGGGACAGAAACGCTGCTCCGGCGATCCTTATTTCATCCACCCGGTCGAGGTCGCCGCCATCCTGGCCCAGATGCAGCTCGATGCCGCTTCGATCGCCGCCGGCCTGCTCCACGACACCGTCGAAGACACCTTGATCCCGATCGACGAGATCAAGAAGGAGTTCGGTCCCGAGATCGCCTTGCTGGTCGACGGCGTGACCAAGCTCTCCAAGATCAAATTTTCCTCGAGCGAGGAAAAGCAGGCCGAGAACTTCCGCAAGATGATGCTGGCGATGGCCGTCGACATCCGGGTGATCCTGATCAAGCTGGCCGACCGACTCAACAACATGAGGACTCTCCAGCACTTGAGCGTCGAGCGCCAGACCAAGATCGCCAAGGAGACGGTCGAGATCTACGCGCCGCTGGCCAATCGGCTCGGCATCCAGTGGATGAAAGTCGAGCTCGAGGATCTCTCGCTTCGCTACCTCAAGCCCGAGATCTACGGCTTCATCCATCACCAAGTCGACGTCGAACGCCAGCAGCGCGAGGCCTACATGGACCGGGTCCGCGAAATCGTCGAGCAGAAGCTGAAGGAGTACAATGTGTCGGCCCGGATATCGGGCCGGGTCAAGCACGTCTACAGCATCTACCGCAAGATGGAGAGCCAGAACATCGCCTTCGACCAAGTCCACGACATCCTGGCCTTTCGGATCATCGTCGACAACATCCGCCAATGCTACGAGGTCTTGGGCGTGCTCCACGAGCTATGGAAACCGGTGCCGGGCCGCTTCAAGGATTACATCGCGATGCCCAAGGTCAACAATTACCGCTCACTCCACACCACCGTCGTCTGTCTCGACGGCGAACGGGTCGAGTTTCAGATCCGGACCCTGGAGATGCACGAAATCGCGGAGAAGGGGATCGCGGCCCACTGGACCTACAAGGAAGACGGGTCGATCTCCCAGAACGACCAAGCCAAGTTCCAATGGCTTCGCGAGCTGCTCGACTTGCAGAAAGACTTGAAAGACCCGGCCGAATTCCTCGACACCGTCAAGCTCGACCTCTTCGCCACCGACGTCTACGTTTTCACGCCCAAGGGTCAGCTCAAGGAGCTGCCCTACGGCTCGACGCCGATCGATTTCGCCTTCAGCATCCACAGCGACGTCGGCAATCAGTGCGTCGGGGCCAAGGTCAACGACAAGATCGTCCCGCTCGATTATATCTTGAAGAGCGGCGACACCGTCCAGGTGCTGACTCGGAGCGGCTCCAAGCCTAACCGGGACTGGCTGCGCTTCGTCAAGACTTCCCGGGCCAAGGCCAAGATCCGGCAACAGATCCGGGACGAGCAGCGCGACCGGGCCCTCAGCCTGGGCAAGGAATTGCTGGAGAAGGAGATCGAGCACCACGGTGTGACGCCCGGCAAATACCTCAAGGAGGACAACCTGCTCCAGGCGGCGCGGGAATTCGGCCTCAAGAACGTCGAGTCGCTCATCGCCCAGGTCGGCTACGGGAAGATTTCGCCCCATCACGTGACCGTCAAGCTGCTGCCGGCCGAGTTGATGCAGAAGCCCCAAGCTCCCGAGCCGTCGCCGGCCTCCGGCGTCTTGGGCGAAATGTTCCAGAAGGTGAAGAAGCGCTCGAAGAGCGCGATCAAGGTCGGCGGCTTGAATGACGTCCTGGTGAGCATGGGCAAGTGCTGCAACCCCTTGCCCGGCGACAGCATCACCGGCTTCATCACCCGGGGCCGCGGCGTCACCGTCCACACCGTCGACTGCGCCAAGGTCATGGCCACCGATCCCGACCGCCGGGTCGAGGTCGGCTGGGACGAGTCGAGCGAGCTCAACCATCAGGCCAAGGTCCGGGCGGTCAGCGTCGACCGGCCGGGGATCTTGGCCTCGATGACCAAGACCATCAGCAACCTGGGGGTCAACATCTCCCAGGCCAACATTCGCACCAGCAACGATCAAAAGGCGATCAACATCTTCGTGCTCGACATCCGCAATCGCCATCAGCTCCAAGACGTGGTCCGAGCCTTGGAGAGCTTGGCCGGCGTCATCTCGGTCGACCAGATCCGTTCCTAGGAAGGGAATGGCATGATCACCCTCTATGCCTTAGTCGGCGTCGATCCCCATATCTTGAATTTTGCGCTGTTCCGAAAGTTCCTGGAGCATTACCGGGCGAGCGGAATTCGCGACTTCATCTTCGATCTTCACACCGGCCGGGGCGACATGGCCAAGGTGGCCGAGTATCGAGCCCTGGCCGAATCCCACGGTGCCGTCATTCGCCATGTCGTGGACGAGCCGTTCTCGGTGAAGGATCTCCAATTCCGCCTCCTGAACTCCTTGGTCCAGGAGCTCTCCGGCTCCAACCATTGGTGCCTGCCGGTGGACTCCGACGAGTTCATCAAGTTTCCCGGCGGCGACGCGGTGGCTTTTTTCGCGGAGTGCGACCGCGGCGGCTACAACGCGGTGATCGGCAATTTGCTCGACCGCTTCAGTCTCGACCCGCCCTTCGCCGAAATCGACGAAGCCAGGAGCCTCGACGAGCTTTTCCCCTGGGCTTATCCCTTGACCCGCCTGATTCGGAAGGGTTGGGACCGAAAGGTGGTGGCTTTCAAGGGCCGCTTTACGCTGATCAACGGCCATCATGGGCTGGATAGGGAGTTCGGACGCATCGCCGCACAACTCGAGTACAGCTTCTTGAACTTGGTCGATCGCTTCCGGTCAGCGCGCTTGCGGCGCTTTTTCCGGCGGGTTTATCCCTATCTGGAGTTTCCAGCTCCCGGGATTCGGCGCTGGCCCGGCCGGCTCGAGATCCACCACATGGCTTGGGATTCACTGCTGCGAGAAAAGATGATCGCCCGGCTCCAGCTGAAAGGCAGGGCGCTTCGGGAATACCACAATGTGTTGCGTTTCCTCGACGAAGCCGATCTTGGGCGCCGGCTTCGGGGTCATTTGTTGGAAAAGGTGAGTTTGGTGGCAGGATGATGAAAGCCGCTAGGCGGCTTTCGTCACTTTGCCGGAGCGCAAGCAGCGGGTGCAGACGCTGATCTTTTGCACCTTCCCTTCAAAAACCGCGCGAACCTTTTGCAAGTTGGGCTGGCTCTTGGTGTGGGACTTGTTGTTGGCGTGGCTGACGATGTTTCCGGCCAGGGCGGTTTTTTTGCAAATTTGGCACATGCGGGGCATGGTCAATCTCCTCTTTAGTGCAAGGTCCCGTTGACGTAGGGCAGCTCGGCCAGCGATTCCATCGTGATCGAAAGGTCGCGGCGCAGGCCTTCGACTTCTTCCTTCAGCATCTGGACTTCTTGGCTTTGTCGGCGATTGGTGACCAGGAGCTCGTCCATCTGTTTGAGGAGGGACTTGAGCAAGGCCTTCTGATCTTTGGGCGCCGGAGCCTTGAGCGGGACGCGTTTGGGAGCTTTTTTCATTTCCTAAGGAACCTTCTATAAGAGGCGGATGACCTAGTCGATGCCGGCCCTCTAAGTCAAGCAGGCTTTAGCCCGGCGCCAGCTAGAAGTACAGATCCAGCGTCACAAATAAAAGAAAAAACAGGCTGAGCAGCCCATTGGCTGTAAAGAACGCGGCGTTGATCCGGTGAAGCCCCTCCTGGATCAGCCAATGCTGCCAGAGCAGGAAGCCTGCGCTGACGGCGAGACCGGCCCAATAGATCCAGCCCAGACCCTGATAAAGCCCATAAGCGGCCAAAAAGCCCAAAAACAAGGCATGGAGGCCGGCGGCCAGGACCAAGGTCTTTTTGGGGCCCAGCTTGGCCGGGAGGGAGCGAAGCCCCTGGCGGCGGTCGAATTCGAGGTCTTGCAGCGCATAGAGCAGGTCGAAGCCGGCCACCCAGAGGAGCACCCCCATTCCCAGGATCAGCGAGCCCGGAGTGATGCGTCCGACCGCGGCCACCGCCGCCCCGACCGGCGCCATCCCCAGGCAAAAACCCAAGACCAACTGGGTGTAGTCGGTGAAGCGCTTGGCCAAGGAATAAAGGAAAAGCAGCAGCAGGCAGGGGGTGGCCAGGGCGAAGGCCAAGGCGTTGATTTTCCAAGCGCAAAAAACGAAACCGGCCGAGGCCGCCAAAGTTAAAAGCATTACATAAGTTTTGCTCAATAAGTTTCTGGGAATATGACGGTTTTTCGTCCTCGGATTTTCGGCGTCGAAACGGGCGTCGGCCAGCCGGTTGAAAGCCATCGCGGCGGTGCGGGCAGCCACCACGGCCAGGACGACCCAGAGCAGAAGGCCGACGCTGAAACGCCCACCGGTTTCGATCAGGAAGGAGGCCAAGGCGAAGGGCAGGGCAAAGACACTATGCGAGAATTTCACCAGCTCCAGGGTGTAGCGTACTTTGAGATAGGCTTGGGCGATCGCGCTCATGAGCGCCGAAATTAGCGCTTCCCCGCGGGCTTCGTCTCCTGTTTTTCCCGCTCCGCATTATTTTTCCGCTCCTCTTGTTCCGTTTCCTCTTGTTCGCGTCTTCGCTCGGCGTCCTTGAGGGTCTTAAAGGGAGGGAGCAGAGCGAGCAGCCGGGAATCGACCTTGGAGGAGTCCTGGACCTCGACCGCCCATCGTTCGGTGCAGCAATGAAGGGCTGGCTGGTAGATTTCCGCGACGACTTGGCCGGCCTTGTCTTTGATGGTGAAGGAAGTGCTGAGCAGCTCCAATTTGTCCGAGGTGGCGACCTCCCGGTCTTGGGCGTCGAGGATCGTATAGCGGTTGGTGAAACCGAAGTTCTGGAAGATCTCTTCCTTAATTTTGCCGATCCGCTTGCCCGAGGGATCGGTGACGGAGATGGTGGTTCCGACGCTGATCAGCTCGACCTGGCCCTTGGCCACTTCCTTTCCGGAAGCGTCGCAATATTGGAAGGCCGGCGTCAGCCGGAACCAAGGCGCACTGATTCGGCCATATCTCTTTCGATCGTCTTGGACGTGGAAGCTCATCGTCGCCGAGACCAGCTCCTCATCCAGGTAAAAGCTGGCGGGCAATTGGGGGACGTAGGCGCCGGCCGCGATCCGGCCGCCGATCAGGCCCTTGGCTTGATCGAGGGCGCCGGGAGAAAAGAGCGAGCGGTGCTTCGGCTCTCCCCAATAACCTTCAAGCTCGCGGATCGAGGATCTTTGATTCGGGGCCTTGGTCCAGAGGTCGGCGCTGGTCATCAAACGGTGCGGCTCGGTGCCGGGAGAGGCGGCTTGGTCGATGCTCACCTCGCGAAGCTGGGCCTCGGTTTCGGAGTCTTCCCGGCTTTTGCAGGCCGAGAGCAGGATCGCGGCGGCTGAAACCGCCAGCAACGGAAGGATCGGAATCATGGGTGCCCCTTGTCGTCTAACGGAGATTTATCGTCCGAACCCGGCCGCTGTTGCGGGCCTTATCCGGCGGTGGCCGCCAGCCGGTGGGCAATGCCGCCGGAGAGCGGCAGGACCTCCGGCCGAGTGAAGCCGTGATCCAGCAGCAAGCGGCTGTACTCCTCGACGCTCAGGAAATGCTGGATCGAATTTTGGAGGTACTCGTAAGCCTTGCGGTGGCGCGAGACCGCCCCACCGATCCGAGGAAGGACGTACTTGCCATAGGTGCGGTAAAAAAGCTTGGAGAAAAGCCGTTCCGGCCGGAAGAACTCCAGGACGACGAGCTTGGCTCCCGGCTTCATCACGCGGCGAATCTCGCCGGCCGCCTTCTCTCTCTCCTCGAGGTTGCGGATGCCGAAGGCGCAGACCACGGCGTCGAAGCTTCGCTCGGCGAAGGGCAGGCGATGGCCATCGGCGCCGATGCGGTGAGCCTTGGCCAGGCCCCGAACTTTGCCGCGGCCTTCCTCGAGCATCGCGACCGCGAAATCGGCGGCAAAGACTTCGGTCTTGGGGAACTTCTTCAGGATTTTTTGGGTCAGGTCCAAGGTGCCGGCGCAAAGATCGAGAACCCGGCCCGGCGCTTCTTTTCCAAGGGCGGCGACGACCTTGTCGCGCCAGCGCTTGTCGACCGAAAAGCTCAGGAAGTGATTCAGGAAGTCATAGCTCGGGGCAATCTGGGTGAAAAGCTGTTGGATTTCCTTGGACACCCGACCTCTATAGGCGTCCGGCCGGCGCTTGTAAAGCGGCCTCTCCCGGTGGGGGAATCCCCCAGCTGTAAACCCGGTGAATCCCGATTGTGAGTAAAAAATTCGCGGTTTACACCTAATGAGAAAACAAATCCGGGTGCCGAGATGAGTCTTTTTTTGCGAATAAACTGTGTCAAATCCGAAAATGAGCCGCCGAATCCCTTGACCGAACTATTGAAAGGCCGAAGCTTTTTTCCCGTTCGCAGAAAACAGGTTCTTTTCCATGAGGGACACCCGGCCCTCGGCGTCTACTACCTCGAAGCCGGCCGGGCCAAGGTCTATAAAACCGGCTGCAATGGCCGGCCTTACATTCTCTTCTTCGCCGGCTCCGCCGAGCTGCTGAACGCCGAATGCATCCTCGAGTCCGGCGAATTCGCCACCAGCGCCGAAATGCTGGAGGACGGCCG containing:
- the gmk gene encoding guanylate kinase, which encodes MKESHQRKGRLFVVSGASGTGKTTLCRDLEREMGLFFSVSATTRPPRAGEVEGRDYRFLSRAEFDKMLENDQFLEWAQVHGQSYGTPREPIESRLREGHDVLLDLDTQGAIQLKALYPEAVLIFIKPPSLEELRKRLTSRGTDSPEVIARRIERAEHEIEQSSHYDYVVENRDLAEARRELKGIIASRREA
- the rpmB gene encoding 50S ribosomal protein L28 — encoded protein: MPRMCQICKKTALAGNIVSHANNKSHTKSQPNLQKVRAVFEGKVQKISVCTRCLRSGKVTKAA
- a CDS encoding bifunctional (p)ppGpp synthetase/guanosine-3',5'-bis(diphosphate) 3'-pyrophosphohydrolase codes for the protein MISSQELVQSVQSYNPKADSAMLAKAYEFSRKVHEGQKRCSGDPYFIHPVEVAAILAQMQLDAASIAAGLLHDTVEDTLIPIDEIKKEFGPEIALLVDGVTKLSKIKFSSSEEKQAENFRKMMLAMAVDIRVILIKLADRLNNMRTLQHLSVERQTKIAKETVEIYAPLANRLGIQWMKVELEDLSLRYLKPEIYGFIHHQVDVERQQREAYMDRVREIVEQKLKEYNVSARISGRVKHVYSIYRKMESQNIAFDQVHDILAFRIIVDNIRQCYEVLGVLHELWKPVPGRFKDYIAMPKVNNYRSLHTTVVCLDGERVEFQIRTLEMHEIAEKGIAAHWTYKEDGSISQNDQAKFQWLRELLDLQKDLKDPAEFLDTVKLDLFATDVYVFTPKGQLKELPYGSTPIDFAFSIHSDVGNQCVGAKVNDKIVPLDYILKSGDTVQVLTRSGSKPNRDWLRFVKTSRAKAKIRQQIRDEQRDRALSLGKELLEKEIEHHGVTPGKYLKEDNLLQAAREFGLKNVESLIAQVGYGKISPHHVTVKLLPAELMQKPQAPEPSPASGVLGEMFQKVKKRSKSAIKVGGLNDVLVSMGKCCNPLPGDSITGFITRGRGVTVHTVDCAKVMATDPDRRVEVGWDESSELNHQAKVRAVSVDRPGILASMTKTISNLGVNISQANIRTSNDQKAINIFVLDIRNRHQLQDVVRALESLAGVISVDQIRS
- a CDS encoding UbiA-like polyprenyltransferase; this translates as MSAIAQAYLKVRYTLELVKFSHSVFALPFALASFLIETGGRFSVGLLLWVVLAVVAARTAAMAFNRLADARFDAENPRTKNRHIPRNLLSKTYVMLLTLAASAGFVFCAWKINALAFALATPCLLLLFLYSLAKRFTDYTQLVLGFCLGMAPVGAAVAAVGRITPGSLILGMGVLLWVAGFDLLYALQDLEFDRRQGLRSLPAKLGPKKTLVLAAGLHALFLGFLAAYGLYQGLGWIYWAGLAVSAGFLLWQHWLIQEGLHRINAAFFTANGLLSLFFLLFVTLDLYF
- a CDS encoding ubiquinone/menaquinone biosynthesis methyltransferase, with the protein product MSKEIQQLFTQIAPSYDFLNHFLSFSVDKRWRDKVVAALGKEAPGRVLDLCAGTLDLTQKILKKFPKTEVFAADFAVAMLEEGRGKVRGLAKAHRIGADGHRLPFAERSFDAVVCAFGIRNLEEREKAAGEIRRVMKPGAKLVVLEFFRPERLFSKLFYRTYGKYVLPRIGGAVSRHRKAYEYLQNSIQHFLSVEEYSRLLLDHGFTRPEVLPLSGGIAHRLAATAG
- a CDS encoding glycosyltransferase family 2 protein translates to MITLYALVGVDPHILNFALFRKFLEHYRASGIRDFIFDLHTGRGDMAKVAEYRALAESHGAVIRHVVDEPFSVKDLQFRLLNSLVQELSGSNHWCLPVDSDEFIKFPGGDAVAFFAECDRGGYNAVIGNLLDRFSLDPPFAEIDEARSLDELFPWAYPLTRLIRKGWDRKVVAFKGRFTLINGHHGLDREFGRIAAQLEYSFLNLVDRFRSARLRRFFRRVYPYLEFPAPGIRRWPGRLEIHHMAWDSLLREKMIARLQLKGRALREYHNVLRFLDEADLGRRLRGHLLEKVSLVAG